Proteins encoded within one genomic window of Halorussus salilacus:
- a CDS encoding ABC transporter permease, with the protein MATDRSNSKFDQVDWDEISSGSGRELTINAKGTLLSTLALVALLLYDHFAVPERTPTFDAIGWGYDVPYIDYMFAFTLVLFGFYAVLPLYQNPRMTKYYWQEFKRNRPAIVSLAWLIAIFLIGVVGPLFISPTETELFRKYQPPIWMTIEQNYVIECVGTMSDGTCAGTWEHPLGTTPDGRDILTMIVYGMQISMKIGFIATFIAVAIGTAFGTVSAYMGGMVDEVLMRYVDIQQSFPTLIAYLLIIYIYSGGLWLLILLLGLFSWEGMARYVRSKALSVTEEEYMKATKISGASTYRIIRHHVIPNSASSIITDITLLIPAFLLAEAQLSFLGLGDSTVSSWGQLIAIGRDYLSFAPWITLAPGIVLFITILAFNFLGDALLDALNPEAEAESE; encoded by the coding sequence GACGATTAACGCCAAAGGCACGTTGCTTTCGACACTCGCGCTGGTCGCGCTCCTGCTGTACGACCACTTCGCGGTTCCCGAGCGGACCCCCACCTTCGATGCCATCGGGTGGGGCTACGACGTCCCATACATCGACTACATGTTCGCGTTCACGCTCGTCCTCTTCGGCTTCTACGCGGTGCTGCCGCTGTATCAGAATCCGCGGATGACGAAGTACTACTGGCAGGAGTTCAAGCGCAATCGCCCGGCCATCGTCAGTCTGGCCTGGCTGATCGCCATCTTCCTGATCGGCGTCGTCGGCCCGCTTTTCATCAGTCCGACGGAGACCGAACTGTTCCGGAAGTACCAGCCGCCGATCTGGATGACGATAGAACAGAACTACGTCATCGAGTGCGTCGGGACGATGTCCGACGGCACCTGCGCGGGGACCTGGGAACACCCGCTCGGCACGACCCCCGACGGCCGCGACATCCTCACGATGATCGTCTACGGGATGCAGATCAGCATGAAGATCGGCTTCATCGCGACGTTCATCGCCGTAGCCATCGGCACCGCGTTCGGCACGGTCAGCGCCTACATGGGCGGGATGGTCGACGAGGTGCTGATGCGGTACGTCGACATCCAGCAGTCGTTCCCGACGCTCATCGCGTACCTGCTGATCATCTACATCTACAGCGGCGGGCTGTGGTTGCTGATACTCCTGCTGGGGCTGTTCTCCTGGGAGGGAATGGCGCGGTACGTGCGCAGTAAGGCCCTCTCGGTCACCGAGGAGGAGTACATGAAGGCGACCAAGATAAGCGGTGCGAGCACGTATCGAATCATCCGACACCATGTGATTCCGAACTCCGCGAGCAGCATCATCACCGACATCACGCTCCTGATTCCCGCGTTCCTGCTGGCCGAGGCGCAGCTGTCGTTCCTCGGACTCGGGGACTCGACGGTCTCGTCGTGGGGTCAGCTCATCGCGATCGGTCGGGACTACCTCTCGTTCGCGCCGTGGATCACGCTCGCGCCCGGCATCGTCCTCTTCATCACGATTCTCGCCTTCAACTTCCTGGGCGACGCACTGCTGGACGCGCTGAACCCAGAAGCGGAAGCGGAGTCGGAGTGA